The genomic interval CCACCCTCAGCGATTTACGTCAACACCTAATCCCCATTCTTATTTTTTCGACTAATTACGACCAGTCCTAAAGCAAAGGTGCTCTGTTTTAGCCTTGATTTCCCCATCGCTGAGACAGGGAGTTTTGCCACGTTTTATCCATAAAATAGAGCCGACAGGATCTTGAACCTCCACATAGAACATGAGAGAATTCGCCGACAAAACCGATCTTATTATATACCCCAGAGGGGTGTATCACACAGTGATGAGAAAATCTATAGTTGGAGCCATTTTCACCCTGCTCGCCATTTCGCTTTTCGGTCTCGCCGAGGCGTCGAACGAGATCAAGAGGTTTCCTGTCAAGTCGGGACACATCGAGTACGAATTATCCGGCACCAGCAAAGGCAAAAAGACCGTCTACTTCGACGAGTACGGCGACCTTTACTACGAGCTTCTAGAGCAGAACACGTCGGTAACATGGGGCAAGAACACCATTACGGACGAGAACAGGTCACTCACCATCAGAAATGGGGAATATACCTACTCCATCGACCTCAAGGAAAACTCCGGGACTAAGATTAAAAACGAGGAGATCGACGGCATGAAGAACGCCCTCACCTCGGGCATGTCTCAGAAGGACATGGAGAAGATGGGAAAAGAGATGTTGGAACAGCTTGGCGGCAGAATCGTCGGAAACGAAAACTTCCTCGGCAGAGAATGTGAAGTCGTCGAGGTGATGGGAAGCAAGGTGTGGCTCTACAAAAAGACACTGCCCCTCAAATCGGAGATGTCCATGATGGGGGTAGAGAACCTGGAGGTCGCCACCCTCTTCAAAGAGAACGTGTCGATACCGGCGTCCAAGTTCTCAGTTCCTAAGGGAATAGAGATAAAAGAGATCTCCATAGAGGGAATGGGAGAGCCTGAGGGAGAGTGGCAGGAAATACAGGAGATGTCCCTCAGCTATGAGAGGTTCGAGGCCGCCATGGAGAAGGTCAGAATAAAGGGATACAACAAAGTCAGAGGAGAGTCGGAGCCTGGCGAATTCTACGGAGCGGTGTTCATGGATGAGGAGAGCCGTTCGGTCTATATCGAGGTAACACCTCTGTCCAACTTCTCCGGCTACGACAGTGGAAACGGCGTTTCCGTGGAGAAGCAGTTCCAGATCAAGGGAGAGGCTGCTGCCTACTGCTCTTACGAAAGCGACGAAGGCAAAAGCAACCTCCTATTTCTGGAGGTTCCCTCGGAGGATGTCATGATGACCGTGATAAGCAGCACCCCCAGGAGCATGGGCGAGCTGGTCAAGATCGCGGAACAGGTCAAGTTTTAGAAGGGTAAAGGGGGCTGCCTAATTTGGTAGCCCCCTTTGACATGATCCAAAAAGAGAAAAAAGAGAAAAATATAGACGAAGCCACTTGAGAGCTGTATAACTGTAAGGTGAGAAAGCTCATGAGACATCCTTAACTATAAGAGGAGGTATCTTTACATGAAGAAATTTCACCTACTGTGCTGCACAATGGCTCTCATGGCGACCCTGGCAGGGACAGCCACAGCAGCGCCGAGGGCGGAGATCACCGACGTCTTTTCCAGACACGGCATGGTCTCATCAGCCCACGAGCTGGCCTCAAAGGCGGGAGTGGAGATAATGCAAAAAGGCGGCAACGCCGTTGATGCCGCCGTGGCCACGGCCTTGGCCTTAAACGTGGTGGAACCAAACGCATCGGGCATAGGCGGAGGCGGATTCATGACGGTGAGGTTCGCCGAGACCGGCGAGGTCGTGGTTATAGACTACCGTGAGACCGCCCCTAAAAGCTCCACCAAGGATATGTACGCATCAGAGGAGGCAAAAGAGAAAAAGATCTCCAAGCTAGGCGGGCTGTCGATAGCGGTTCCCGGGCAGACACTGGGGCTATGGACCGCCCTCACCAAGTACGGAACCATGACCTGGGCGGAGGTAGCAGCTCCGGCGATTCGTCTGGCGGAGGAGGGCTTTGTCCTAGTTCCCATGCAGAACGACATCATAAAGGATAACATGGAGAAGCTCACCGACTACAACGACATAGCTAACGTGGCCTTCTTGGACGTGGAGGGCTTCCCCCTACAGGCCGGCGACATCGTGAAGCAGCCTAAACTGGCCGAGGCCTTTAAGCTCATCGGGGAGAAGGGGCCGAGAAAGGCATTTTACGACGGCCCCATAGGCAAGGCGGTGGTTGAGGCGGTGAACAAAGCCGGCGGAAACATGGCTCTGGCGGACCTGAAAGAATACGACGTAGCCATCCGCAAGCCCGTTCGCGGAACTTACAGGGGATACGAAATTTTTTCCTGCCCTCCTGCCTCCAGCGGAGGAACCCACATAGTCGAGCTGCTTAACATCATGGAGAACCTTCCTGTGGGCGGCTGGATCGCAAACGGACCGGAATATCTCCATTACCTGGGAGAATCCCTCAAGCTCGTCTTCGCGGACCGTCAAAAATACATGGGAGACACCGCATTTTTAAACGTGCCTCTCGCTGGCCTGACCAGCAAGGCCTACGCAAAAACCCTCTTCGAGAGGATCAAACCATACGAGGTAATGGAAAAGGTGGAGCCAGGCGACCCATGGCCCTACGATAGTGAGGCCAACAAGACGGCCTACATAGGCGACGCCGTGAGCGAACAGGTCTCGACGACCCACTTCTCCGTCGTAGACCAGAGGGGAAACATCGTCTCATCCACGAACACGGTGAACTACTTTTTCGGGTCCGGCGTGATGGTCCCTGAGTACGGCTTCGTGCTCAACAACCAGATGGACGACTTTTCCCAGAACCCGGAGAGCGTAAACGCACCTGAGCCAGGCAAACGGCCTCTATCCTCAATGAGCCCCACCATCGTCCTCGATCCTCAGGGACAGCCCTTCATGACCGTTGGAGCCGCCGGTGGCTGGCGCATCATAACCACCGTGGGCCAGCTCATCATGAACGTCATCGACTTTGGCATGACCATGGACCAGGCCATCGAACAGCCCAGAGCCCACGCCCATGCCAACGACGGCAAGGCCTCCAGGCTACAGATAGAGAACTTCATCGACCCTGAGACCGTTATCTTCCTGAACATGAGGGGACACGACGTCGAGACGGTCTCCCACATCGGAACCGCCCAGGGCATACTCTTCAAAGGCGGCATGATGAACGGCGGCGCCGACAGCAGACGGCTCGGGGTGTCGGTGGGCTTTTAACCCAACGTACGGGTAACAGATAAGAAGAGGCCACTCCGTGAGGAGGGGCCTCTTCTTATCTCCCTTTGCCAGCCATACGGTGTTTTAGACCTTATAACATAGACATTGTTTTTAGAGGTATCCTAAAAAGCTCTACGGCAAAAGCGAGTCTCCCTCACCTATAACACAGAGGGAGACTCGCTTTTGCCGTAGAAACACCCTCTATTTTGTACTATACTAATGTGGTTATAACCGATAATTCGAAAGGAGTGACCTCCGTGGATGTTTTCCGCTTTCGAGATAGCCTTATAGACGATTACCGTTCCTTCGTCGAGGGTTTTATAAACATCAGGGAAAAACGTATTCGGAGCTACGTCGAGAAGGAAATCTCCCAGGGACTTTATTGGCCGGACCCTTTGATCCAGCTGAACCCCGCCTTCAAATCGGGAAAAAGCGTCGAGGACCTGGTCGAGGAGGGAATCCTGCACAGGGAATGCGGAAACATCTTTCGGAGAAAAAGCCACTCCGACGATAGTGGAGAACTCCTACGGCTCTATCAGCACCAGGAGGACGCCATAAGGGCGGCTCTCAAGGGACATAACTACGTCCTGACGACTGGAACAGGGTCGGGAAAAAGCCTCTCCTACATCATCCCTGTGGTCGATCACGTGCTAAAAAAAGGCTCCGGCAGAGGGGTTCAGGCCATAATAGTCTACCCAATGAACGCCCTCGCAAACAGCCAGTTCGGGGAGCTGGAGAAATTCCTTAAATACGGCTATCCAGAGGGAAAGTCCCCGGTGACCTTCGAGCGTTACACAGGACAGGAAAACGACGACAAGAGAAGGGAGATCATCGACAATCCCCCGGACATAATACTGACCAACTTCATGATGCTTGAGCTCATGCTCACCAGGGTCAAGGAAAGGACCCTCATCCAGAGGGCCGAGGGACTCAAGTTTTTGGTCCTGGACGAGCTCCACACCTACAGAGGCAGACAGGGGTCGGACGTGGCCCTGTTGGTCCGTCGGGTCAGGGAGAGGCTGGGAGGGGAGGACCTCCTGTGCGTTGGAACGTCCGCCACTATGGCAGGAGAGGGCGACTATCACCAGCAGAAAAGGGACGTGGCCCGAGTATCGGGAACCCTCTTCGGCTCGCCGGTCCTGCCGGAAAACGTCATAGGGGAGACCCTCATCAGAAAGACGCCCTCCAGATCCAACGAGGACCAAGGGTTTTGCGAGGAGCTAAAGGCAAGGCTCCTGTCCGGCGATCCTCCCCCGACACAGTACAGCCGGTTCGTCGGCGATCCACTGGCGTCCTGGATAGAGAGCACCTTCGGGGTAGCCGAGGATGGCGAGGGAGCCAGGCTGATCCGTGCCCGTCCCAAAACCCTGAGAGGAGACCACGGAGCGGCCAAAGACCTGAGCGCCCTGACCGACGTCCCGACGGAAACCTGTGCTAAGGTGATAGCTGATTACCTCCTTGGAGGGTATCAGTGCGAGACCGACCCGGATATGGGCAAACCTCCTTTCGCCTTCCGGCTACATCAGTTCATAAGCAGAGGGGATACGGTTTACTGCTCCCTGGAGGGACACAAAGACCGCTATATGACGCTGAGCGGTCAACAGTTCGTCCCAGGGCAGAGGGACAAAATACTCCTGCCCATGGTCTTCTGCCGAGAATGCGGCCAGGAATACTACATAGTGCGACGGATCAAGGACAAAGAGACCGGCCTGTTCCGCTATATCCCCAGAGAGCTTGGGGACCTAGAGGGAAAAGAGGACGAAACGGGATTCCTCTATTTCGGCGAGGAAAGACCCTGGTCCGACGACGAAGAAGCGCTGAGGGAAAGGCTGCCGGAGGACTGGTTCGAGACCGTGAGGGACCAGGAGAGGATAAAAAAGTCCATGAGGGACAACGTACCGGTTAAGGTATCGGTGAGGCCCGACGGAGTCGAAGGCCAAGGGGGCATAGAGGGAGCGTTCATCCCAACGCCTTTCAGGTTCTGCCCTCTTTGCGACGTCTACTACGGTCAAGCAAGGGGATCGGACTTCACCAGACTGTCCACACTGAGCTCCGAGGGCAGAAGCACCGCCACAACCATACTGGGGCTGTCCGCCATAAGGCAGCTGAAAAACGACAAGGAGCTTAAAGAGGCCGCCAGAAAACTCCTGAGCTTTACCGACAACCGTCAGGACGCCTCCCTACAGGCCGGTCACTTCAACGACTTTGTCCTGGTGGGGCTGCTCCGATCCGCCCTTTACAGAGCGGTGGAAAAGGCGGGGAAAGAGGGACTCCAGCACGACGAGCTTCCTGACAGGGTATTCGACGCCCTTAACCTACCGATGGAGATATACGCAAAAAACCCTGGCACTATGTTTCACGCCCAAAAGCAGACCCACAAAGCGTTGAAAGAGGTCCTGGGATACAGGCTATATCACGACCTGAGAAGGGGCTGGCGTATCAACCTGCCCAACCTGGAACAGTGCGGCCTGCTGGATATAAAATATCTATCCCTGGACGAGGTATGCGGCGAGGAATCGCTGTGGAAAGGCTCTCACGAGATATTAGTCAAAGCCACCTCCGAGACCCGTAAAAAGGTGGTCAAAACCCTCCTGGACTACATGAGGAGAGAGCTTGCCATAAGGGTTGACTGTCTGGATCAGGAGCACCAGGACAAAATAAGGAGGCTCAGCAGTCAGCACCTTATCGACCCATGGTCCATAGAGGAAAACGAAAAGATGACCTATTCAGCGTTGCTCTTTCCCAGATCCAAGGGCAAAGACGACTACTTTGGCAACGTGTTTCTCTCCCCTAAAGGGGGCTACGGAAACTACCTCAGGAGATCCTCCACCTTCAGGCTGGACGGCCAAAAGCTCCACCTGGAGGACACCGACTTAATCATAAAAGACATACTGAGTCGCCTGACCTTGGCGGGGCTGGTGGAGGAGGTCGTTCCCCCTAGATCGGAGGGCGACGTCCCGGGATATCAGCTTCCAGCCTCGTGCCTGCTGTGGGTCGCAGGGGACGGAAAAAAGCCCTTCCACGACCCTCTTCGGGTCCCAAACGAATCGATAGGTGGCGGAAGGACAAACCCATTCTTCGTCGATTTTTACAAAGACATCGCCCAGGGGCTGCTGGGCTACGAGGGAAGGGAACACACCGCCCAGGTGGGCAACGATCTCAGAATAGACAGGGAAAACCGTTTCCGAGAGGGAAAGCTCCCGATCCTCTTCTGCTCCCCAACCATGGAGCTAGGTGTGGACATAGCGGAACTGAACGTGGTCAACATGCGAAACGTCCCGCCAACTCCGGCCAACTACGCACAAAGAAGCGGACGGGCTGGCAGAGGCGGACAGCCCGCCTTGGTGTTCTCCTACTGCACTAAAGGAAGCCCTCACGACCAGTTTTTCTTCAAACGCCCCACGGAGATGGTCTCGGGATCGGTCTCACCTCCTAACATGGACCTCCTCAACGAAGACCTTATCCGTGCCCACGTCTACGCCCTGTGGCTCTCGGAAAGCGGCAAGGACCTCTTTAGGTCGTTGAAGGACATACTGGACCTCTCCGGCGAGGACCCCTCCCTGGAGCTGGTGGACTCAATCAAAGAGGCCCTGGGCGATAAATCCATCAGGGCCAGGACCGAAACCAGGGTCAAAAAGGTCCTCTCGTCCCTGGAGGACGACCTAAAGCAGAGCGACTGGTACAACGACGGATGGATCTCCGGGGTCCTAAATCGGGTTGACGCCAACATGGAGGAGGCCTGCGGACGATGGAGAAAGCTCTACCGTGCGGCACTGGCTCAGGCAAAAAGGCAGAACAAAATTCGCCTGGACGCCACAAGGACCAGAGAGGAAAAGGATCGGGCCAACGGGCTCCGGGCCGAGGCCGAATCCCAGATAAATCTGCTGACCGACGTCGATAACGTCCATCAATCGGATTTCTACAGCTATCGCTACTTCGCCAGCGAGGGATTCCTGCCGGGCTACAACTTCCCCAGGCTCCCCATATCCGCCTACATACCGGGCCGCCGCAAAGGCCAAAGGGACGAATTTCTCTCTCGGCCCAGGTTCCTGGCGGTCTCCGAGTTCGGCCCTCAGTCCATCATATATCACGAAGGATCCCGCTACAGCATAGGAAGGGCCATACTCCCAGTGGACGGCGACGTAGGGACCGGCAAGGCGAAAATCTGCGAGGCCTGCGGCTACGTCCACCCGATAGAGGAGGGCAGCGGCCTGGATCACTGCGAAATCTGCGGAGCCGCCTTGGGAAACCCCTTCGACAACCTCCTCAGGATGCAGAACGTCGTAGCCAGAAGGAGAGAGAAGATCAACGCCGACGAGGAAGAAAGGCTCCGTCAGGGATACGAGCTGAAAAGCGGAATCCGTTTTGTAGAGCACGGAGGAAGGGCCTCCTACAGGACCGCCACCATAGTATCGGATGAAGGGGAACTAGGGACCCTCACCTACGGCCACGGGGCCACTCTGTACCGGATAAACCTGGGATGGGTCAGGAGAAGCGACAAAGATCAAAAGGGCTTCGTACTCGACCTGGAGAAGGGAACCTGGGAGAAAAACAACGCCATGAAAGATGAGAACGAAGGGGACGACCCCATGTCCTCCAAAGTCGCCAGGGTAATACCCTACGTGGAGGACCAGAGGAATTGCCTGCTGTTCAGGCCAACGGAGACCATGGACCAGGATCGGATGGCGTCCCTTCAGTCAGCCCTGAAAAACGCCATCCAGGTTCGATATCAGCTGGAGGACAGCGAGCTTGCGGCGGAGCCTCTGCCTAACTCGGGAGACAGAAAGCAGATACTCTTCTACGAGTCCGGCGAGGGAGGGGCAGGGGTCCTGAGAAAGCTGGTGGACGACCCCAAGGCCCTCAAAGCTGTGGCGAAAGAGGCCCTTTCCCTGTGTCACTTCAACCCGATCACAGGAGAGGACCTGAAAAAAGCTCCCCACGGGACGGAAAACTGTGAGGCCGCCTGTTACGACTGCCTCATGAGCTACTACAACCAGAGGGATCACCTGCTGCTCGACCGCAAGAAAATCCAGGAATACCTGATGGCCCTGGCATCGGCGGAGATAAGGACATCGTCGGTGGAGGCCACCAGAGACGCCCACCTCGGTAGCCTGCTTAAAGGATGCGAGTCGGACCTGGAGAGAAAATGGCTGAACCTGATGGAAGAGCACAA from Dethiosulfovibrio salsuginis carries:
- the ggt gene encoding gamma-glutamyltransferase, with amino-acid sequence MKKFHLLCCTMALMATLAGTATAAPRAEITDVFSRHGMVSSAHELASKAGVEIMQKGGNAVDAAVATALALNVVEPNASGIGGGGFMTVRFAETGEVVVIDYRETAPKSSTKDMYASEEAKEKKISKLGGLSIAVPGQTLGLWTALTKYGTMTWAEVAAPAIRLAEEGFVLVPMQNDIIKDNMEKLTDYNDIANVAFLDVEGFPLQAGDIVKQPKLAEAFKLIGEKGPRKAFYDGPIGKAVVEAVNKAGGNMALADLKEYDVAIRKPVRGTYRGYEIFSCPPASSGGTHIVELLNIMENLPVGGWIANGPEYLHYLGESLKLVFADRQKYMGDTAFLNVPLAGLTSKAYAKTLFERIKPYEVMEKVEPGDPWPYDSEANKTAYIGDAVSEQVSTTHFSVVDQRGNIVSSTNTVNYFFGSGVMVPEYGFVLNNQMDDFSQNPESVNAPEPGKRPLSSMSPTIVLDPQGQPFMTVGAAGGWRIITTVGQLIMNVIDFGMTMDQAIEQPRAHAHANDGKASRLQIENFIDPETVIFLNMRGHDVETVSHIGTAQGILFKGGMMNGGADSRRLGVSVGF
- a CDS encoding DEAD/DEAH box helicase, which translates into the protein MYYTNVVITDNSKGVTSVDVFRFRDSLIDDYRSFVEGFINIREKRIRSYVEKEISQGLYWPDPLIQLNPAFKSGKSVEDLVEEGILHRECGNIFRRKSHSDDSGELLRLYQHQEDAIRAALKGHNYVLTTGTGSGKSLSYIIPVVDHVLKKGSGRGVQAIIVYPMNALANSQFGELEKFLKYGYPEGKSPVTFERYTGQENDDKRREIIDNPPDIILTNFMMLELMLTRVKERTLIQRAEGLKFLVLDELHTYRGRQGSDVALLVRRVRERLGGEDLLCVGTSATMAGEGDYHQQKRDVARVSGTLFGSPVLPENVIGETLIRKTPSRSNEDQGFCEELKARLLSGDPPPTQYSRFVGDPLASWIESTFGVAEDGEGARLIRARPKTLRGDHGAAKDLSALTDVPTETCAKVIADYLLGGYQCETDPDMGKPPFAFRLHQFISRGDTVYCSLEGHKDRYMTLSGQQFVPGQRDKILLPMVFCRECGQEYYIVRRIKDKETGLFRYIPRELGDLEGKEDETGFLYFGEERPWSDDEEALRERLPEDWFETVRDQERIKKSMRDNVPVKVSVRPDGVEGQGGIEGAFIPTPFRFCPLCDVYYGQARGSDFTRLSTLSSEGRSTATTILGLSAIRQLKNDKELKEAARKLLSFTDNRQDASLQAGHFNDFVLVGLLRSALYRAVEKAGKEGLQHDELPDRVFDALNLPMEIYAKNPGTMFHAQKQTHKALKEVLGYRLYHDLRRGWRINLPNLEQCGLLDIKYLSLDEVCGEESLWKGSHEILVKATSETRKKVVKTLLDYMRRELAIRVDCLDQEHQDKIRRLSSQHLIDPWSIEENEKMTYSALLFPRSKGKDDYFGNVFLSPKGGYGNYLRRSSTFRLDGQKLHLEDTDLIIKDILSRLTLAGLVEEVVPPRSEGDVPGYQLPASCLLWVAGDGKKPFHDPLRVPNESIGGGRTNPFFVDFYKDIAQGLLGYEGREHTAQVGNDLRIDRENRFREGKLPILFCSPTMELGVDIAELNVVNMRNVPPTPANYAQRSGRAGRGGQPALVFSYCTKGSPHDQFFFKRPTEMVSGSVSPPNMDLLNEDLIRAHVYALWLSESGKDLFRSLKDILDLSGEDPSLELVDSIKEALGDKSIRARTETRVKKVLSSLEDDLKQSDWYNDGWISGVLNRVDANMEEACGRWRKLYRAALAQAKRQNKIRLDATRTREEKDRANGLRAEAESQINLLTDVDNVHQSDFYSYRYFASEGFLPGYNFPRLPISAYIPGRRKGQRDEFLSRPRFLAVSEFGPQSIIYHEGSRYSIGRAILPVDGDVGTGKAKICEACGYVHPIEEGSGLDHCEICGAALGNPFDNLLRMQNVVARRREKINADEEERLRQGYELKSGIRFVEHGGRASYRTATIVSDEGELGTLTYGHGATLYRINLGWVRRSDKDQKGFVLDLEKGTWEKNNAMKDENEGDDPMSSKVARVIPYVEDQRNCLLFRPTETMDQDRMASLQSALKNAIQVRYQLEDSELAAEPLPNSGDRKQILFYESGEGGAGVLRKLVDDPKALKAVAKEALSLCHFNPITGEDLKKAPHGTENCEAACYDCLMSYYNQRDHLLLDRKKIQEYLMALASAEIRTSSVEATRDAHLGSLLKGCESDLERKWLNLMEEHNLRLPSHGQHFIPSCGTRSDFYYDDRHVVIYIDGPHHDFKDRRARDQEQEERLEDQGFTVLRFGHQDDWLKKIAENPHLFGWKG